In one window of Polaromonas naphthalenivorans CJ2 DNA:
- the greA gene encoding transcription elongation factor GreA, which produces MATLPITKRGAEKLKAELHNLKTVQRPWVINAISEARAQGDLSENAEYEVAKDRQGFIEGRIQEIEGKLSAAQVIDPTTFETGTRVVFGSTVKLEDEATGDSVTYQIVGEDEADIKLGLVNIGSPIARALIGKDEGDSAEVQAPGGIRRYEIVTVLYI; this is translated from the coding sequence ATGGCAACCTTACCCATCACCAAGCGCGGCGCAGAAAAGCTCAAGGCCGAATTGCACAACCTCAAGACGGTTCAGCGCCCCTGGGTCATCAACGCGATTTCCGAGGCCAGGGCCCAGGGCGACCTGAGCGAGAACGCCGAATACGAAGTCGCCAAGGACCGCCAGGGCTTTATCGAAGGCCGTATCCAGGAAATCGAGGGCAAGCTGTCCGCCGCCCAGGTCATCGACCCGACCACCTTCGAGACGGGCACCCGCGTGGTGTTTGGCTCGACCGTCAAGCTCGAAGACGAAGCCACGGGCGACAGCGTGACCTACCAGATCGTCGGTGAAGACGAGGCCGACATCAAGCTCGGACTGGTCAACATCGGCTCGCCGATTGCCCGCGCATTGATCGGCAAGGACGAGGGCGACAGCGCCGAAGTGCAGGCGCCCGGCGGCATCCGGCGCTATGAAATCGTGACCGTCCTCTACATCTGA
- a CDS encoding response regulator transcription factor has protein sequence MSLIPKKGTVYVVDDDEGVRDSLQWLLEGKDYRVRCFDSAETFLSRYDAREVACLIVDIRMGGMTGLELQDRLLERKSPLPIVFITGHGDVPMAVDTMKKGAMDFIQKPFQEDALVNLVERMLAQARDAFNDHQQSASRDALLAKLTSREAQVLDRIVAGRLNKQIADDLGISIKTVEAHRANIMEKLNANTVADLLKIALGSSAPKA, from the coding sequence ATGAGTTTGATTCCCAAAAAAGGTACGGTCTATGTCGTTGATGATGACGAAGGCGTGCGCGACTCACTGCAATGGCTGCTCGAAGGCAAGGACTACCGGGTACGCTGCTTCGACTCGGCCGAAACCTTTCTGAGCCGCTACGACGCGCGTGAAGTGGCCTGCCTGATCGTCGATATCCGCATGGGCGGCATGACCGGGCTTGAGTTGCAGGACCGCCTGCTGGAGCGCAAGTCGCCGCTTCCCATCGTCTTCATCACCGGCCACGGGGACGTGCCGATGGCGGTGGACACCATGAAAAAAGGCGCGATGGATTTCATCCAGAAGCCTTTCCAGGAAGACGCGCTGGTCAATCTGGTCGAACGCATGCTCGCGCAGGCCAGGGACGCCTTCAACGATCACCAGCAATCGGCCAGCCGCGATGCGCTGCTGGCCAAGCTCACCTCGCGCGAAGCGCAGGTTCTTGACCGCATCGTCGCCGGCCGCCTGAACAAGCAGATTGCCGACGACCTGGGCATCAGCATCAAGACGGTGGAGGCGCACCGCGCCAACATCATGGAAAAGCTCAATGCCAATACCGTGGCGGACCTGCTGAAAATCGCCTTGGGCTCCAGCGCCCCCAAAGCCTGA
- a CDS encoding DUF4149 domain-containing protein, producing MHPPLRQRIGLLAAALWWGSLTALGFVIVPMLFMHLGSPAAAGAMAARLFGAQTWISTGCALLLLLVFKKKDGFAQAAQAQAAMKFIVAGMLLALLVEFGVAPSIVSARADGGNLRLWHGLGSAMLLGQWLCAGFTLWSLTARSDR from the coding sequence ATGCATCCGCCCCTGCGTCAGCGCATTGGCTTGCTGGCGGCCGCGCTCTGGTGGGGCAGCCTGACGGCGCTGGGTTTTGTCATCGTACCGATGCTGTTCATGCACCTGGGCAGTCCAGCAGCGGCCGGCGCCATGGCCGCCAGGCTCTTTGGCGCACAAACCTGGATCAGCACCGGCTGCGCCTTGCTGCTGCTCTTGGTTTTTAAGAAAAAAGACGGTTTTGCGCAAGCTGCACAAGCACAAGCGGCTATGAAATTCATAGTCGCCGGGATGTTGCTGGCCTTGCTGGTCGAGTTTGGCGTGGCGCCGAGCATTGTCAGTGCGCGCGCTGATGGCGGCAATCTCAGGCTCTGGCACGGCCTGGGCAGCGCCATGCTGCTGGGCCAGTGGCTGTGCGCCGGGTTCACGCTCTGGAGCCTGACCGCCCGGTCGGACCGGTAA
- the folD gene encoding bifunctional methylenetetrahydrofolate dehydrogenase/methenyltetrahydrofolate cyclohydrolase FolD codes for MTAQLIDGNALSRQLRTEVAQRAALLRARGITPGLAVVLVGDNPASQVYVRNKVKACEDNGLHSVLERYPAEMSEADLLARVEALNNDPAIHGILVQLPLPAHIDAQKVIEAISPAKDVDGFHVGSAGALMVGQPGFWPCTPYGCMKMLESIGYDLRGKHAVVIGRSNIVGKPMALMLLQKNATVTICHSATADLKAMTLQADVIVAAVGKRNVLRADMVKPGAVVIDVGMNRNEEGKLCGDVDFDGVKEVAGYITPVPGGVGPMTITMLLVNTLEAAERG; via the coding sequence ATGACGGCTCAACTCATTGATGGCAACGCCCTTTCCCGGCAACTGCGAACCGAAGTCGCCCAACGCGCTGCGCTTCTGCGCGCGCGCGGCATCACCCCCGGCCTGGCCGTGGTCCTGGTCGGCGACAACCCGGCCAGCCAGGTGTATGTGCGCAACAAGGTCAAGGCTTGCGAAGACAACGGCCTGCATTCGGTGCTGGAGCGCTACCCGGCCGAGATGAGCGAAGCCGATCTGCTGGCCCGCGTAGAAGCCCTGAACAACGACCCGGCGATTCACGGCATCCTGGTGCAACTGCCGCTGCCGGCCCATATCGATGCGCAAAAGGTCATCGAGGCAATTTCACCGGCCAAGGACGTGGACGGTTTCCACGTCGGCAGCGCCGGCGCGCTGATGGTCGGCCAGCCCGGCTTCTGGCCCTGCACGCCTTATGGCTGCATGAAGATGCTGGAGAGCATCGGCTACGACCTGCGCGGCAAGCACGCAGTGGTGATCGGCCGCAGCAACATCGTCGGCAAGCCGATGGCGCTGATGCTGCTGCAGAAAAACGCCACCGTGACCATCTGCCACAGCGCCACCGCCGACCTCAAAGCCATGACGCTGCAGGCCGACGTGATCGTCGCCGCCGTGGGCAAGCGCAACGTCTTGAGAGCCGACATGGTCAAGCCCGGCGCGGTGGTGATCGACGTCGGCATGAACCGCAACGAAGAAGGCAAGCTCTGCGGCGATGTGGACTTTGACGGCGTGAAAGAAGTCGCCGGCTACATCACGCCGGTGCCCGGCGGCGTCGGTCCGATGACCATCACGATGCTGCTGGTCAATACGCTGGAAGCGGCTGAACGCGGCTGA
- the carA gene encoding glutamine-hydrolyzing carbamoyl-phosphate synthase small subunit, producing the protein MLLSLQGNTPPAILALADGTVFIGNSIGAAGSTIGEVVFNTAMTGYQEILTDPSYCQQIVTLTYPHIGNYGINAEDVEAEKVHAAGLIIKDLPLIASNFRASMTLSEYLVRENIVAIAGIDTRQLTRHLRIHGAQNGCILALASGASVSQSAIDQAVATARQAPSMDGLDLAKVVSTKQRYEWSQTEWKLGSGYGEQAAPRFHVVAFDFGVKKNILRMVAERGARITVVPAQTSALDVLKLNPDGIFLANGPGDPQACDYAIETVRELIETGIPTFGICLGHQIMALAGGAKTFKMKFGHHGANHPVKDMDTGRVSITSQNHGFAVDETTLPANLRPTHISLFDGTLQGLARTDKPAFCFQGHPEASPGPHDISYLFDRFTTLMEQAQEKKNA; encoded by the coding sequence GTGCTTTTGTCTCTACAGGGAAATACCCCTCCCGCCATACTGGCGCTCGCAGACGGCACGGTCTTTATTGGCAATTCGATTGGAGCGGCCGGCTCCACGATCGGCGAGGTGGTGTTCAACACCGCCATGACCGGCTACCAGGAAATCCTCACGGACCCGAGCTATTGCCAGCAGATCGTCACCCTCACGTATCCCCACATCGGCAACTACGGCATCAATGCCGAAGACGTTGAAGCAGAAAAAGTCCATGCAGCCGGCCTGATCATCAAGGATCTGCCGCTGATCGCGTCTAACTTTCGCGCTTCCATGACCTTGTCCGAGTACCTGGTCCGCGAAAACATCGTGGCGATTGCCGGGATTGACACCCGCCAGCTGACGCGTCACCTGCGAATTCACGGCGCCCAAAATGGCTGCATCCTGGCCCTGGCGTCTGGCGCATCCGTGAGCCAGTCGGCCATCGACCAGGCTGTCGCCACCGCCAGACAGGCGCCCAGCATGGACGGCCTGGACCTGGCCAAGGTGGTCTCGACAAAACAGCGTTACGAATGGAGCCAGACCGAGTGGAAACTTGGATCGGGCTACGGCGAGCAGGCAGCGCCCAGATTCCATGTCGTCGCGTTTGACTTCGGCGTCAAGAAAAACATCCTGCGCATGGTCGCCGAGCGCGGCGCGCGCATCACGGTGGTGCCGGCGCAAACTTCTGCGCTTGACGTGCTCAAGCTCAATCCCGATGGCATTTTCCTGGCCAACGGCCCGGGTGATCCGCAGGCCTGCGACTACGCCATCGAGACGGTTCGCGAACTGATCGAAACCGGCATTCCGACCTTCGGCATCTGCTTGGGCCACCAGATCATGGCGCTGGCCGGCGGGGCCAAGACCTTCAAGATGAAGTTCGGCCACCACGGCGCCAACCATCCGGTCAAGGACATGGACACCGGCCGCGTCAGCATCACCAGCCAGAACCACGGTTTCGCGGTCGATGAAACCACGCTGCCGGCGAATCTGCGGCCGACGCACATCAGCCTGTTCGACGGCACGCTGCAGGGGCTGGCCCGCACCGACAAGCCGGCGTTCTGCTTCCAGGGCCATCCTGAAGCTTCGCCCGGACCCCACGATATTTCATATTTGTTCGATCGTTTCACGACCTTGATGGAACAGGCTCAGGAGAAGAAGAATGCCTAA
- the carB gene encoding carbamoyl-phosphate synthase large subunit, protein MPKRTDIKSVLIIGAGPIIIGQACEFDYSGVQACKALREEGYKVILINSNPATIMTDPATADVTYIEPITWQTVEKIIAKERPDAILPTMGGQTALNCALDLWRHGVLEKYSVELIGAKPEAIDKAEDRLKFKDAMTKIGLGSARSGIAHTMDEAWSVQKTLGFPTVIRPSFTLGGTGGGIAYNPEEFEEICKRGLEASPTSELLIEESLLGWKEYEMEVVRDTADNCIIVCSIENLDPMGVHTGDSITVAPAQTLSDKEYQILRNASLAVLREIGVDTGGSNVQFSINPVDGRMVVIEMNPRVSRSSALASKATGFPIAKVAAKLAVGYTLDELRNEITGGATPASFEPSIDYVVTKIPRFAFEKFPTADSRLTTQMKSVGEVMAMGRTFQESFQKALRGLEVGVDGMNEKTQDREVLEKELGAPGPDRIWYVGDAFAMGLSVDEVFALTKIDRWFLVQIEQIVKIELELETTSLDKIDAATLRALKQKGFSDRRLARQFKTTDTAIREKRIALGVRPVYKRVDTCAAEFETNTAYLYSTYEAEGSECEAAPTDKKKIMVLGGGPNRIGQGIEFDYCCVHAAMAMREDGYETIMVNCNPETVSTDYDTSDRLYFEPLTLEDVLEIVDKEKPFGVIVQYGGQTPLKLALDLEANGVPIIGTSPDMIDAAEDRERFQKLLHALELRQPPNATARTEPEALEKAAALGYPLVVRPSYVLGGRAMEIVHEQRDLERYMREAVKVSHDSPVLLDRFLNDAIECDVDCIRDAEGKTFIGGVMEHIEQAGVHSGDSACSLPPYSLSAATVTEIKRQTAAMAEALNVVGLMNVQFAIQNIDGLDVIYVLEVNPRASRTVPFVSKATGIQLAKVAARCMVGQSLASQGVVNEVTPPYFSVKEAVFPFVKFPGVDTILGPEMKSTGEVMGVGKTFGEAFVKSQIGAGTRLPTSGKVFLTVKNNDKARAVEVARALAELKFELVATKGTAAAINAAGIACGVVNKVTEGRPHVVDMIKNNGIALVINTVEERRNAIADSRQIRTSALLARVTTFTTIAGAEAAVEGMKYLDNLSVYSIQELHAQLAAQAA, encoded by the coding sequence ATGCCTAAGCGCACAGACATCAAATCGGTTCTCATCATTGGCGCCGGCCCGATCATCATCGGCCAGGCCTGCGAATTTGACTATTCCGGCGTTCAGGCCTGCAAGGCGCTGCGCGAGGAAGGCTACAAGGTCATCCTGATCAACAGCAATCCGGCCACGATCATGACCGACCCGGCGACCGCCGACGTGACCTACATCGAGCCGATTACCTGGCAGACGGTGGAAAAGATCATCGCCAAGGAACGGCCGGACGCGATTCTGCCGACCATGGGCGGCCAGACCGCGCTCAATTGCGCGCTTGATCTGTGGCGCCACGGCGTGCTTGAAAAGTACAGCGTCGAGCTGATCGGCGCCAAGCCCGAGGCCATCGACAAGGCCGAGGACCGCCTGAAGTTCAAGGACGCGATGACCAAGATCGGCCTGGGTTCGGCCCGCTCCGGCATCGCGCACACCATGGACGAAGCCTGGTCTGTGCAAAAAACGCTGGGTTTCCCAACCGTGATCCGCCCCAGCTTCACGCTGGGCGGCACCGGTGGCGGCATTGCCTACAACCCCGAAGAGTTCGAGGAAATCTGCAAGCGCGGCCTGGAAGCCTCGCCGACCAGCGAACTGCTGATTGAAGAATCGCTGCTCGGCTGGAAAGAGTACGAGATGGAAGTGGTTCGCGACACGGCGGACAACTGCATCATCGTCTGCTCGATTGAAAACCTCGACCCGATGGGCGTGCACACCGGCGACTCGATCACCGTAGCGCCGGCCCAGACGCTGTCCGACAAGGAATACCAGATTCTGCGCAATGCGAGCCTGGCGGTGCTGCGCGAAATCGGCGTCGATACCGGCGGCTCCAACGTGCAGTTCTCCATCAACCCGGTCGATGGCCGCATGGTGGTGATCGAGATGAATCCGCGCGTGTCGCGTTCCTCGGCGCTGGCTTCCAAGGCGACGGGTTTCCCGATTGCCAAGGTTGCCGCCAAGCTGGCGGTGGGCTACACGCTCGACGAACTGCGCAACGAGATCACCGGCGGTGCCACGCCGGCCAGCTTCGAGCCCAGCATCGACTATGTGGTCACCAAGATTCCGCGCTTTGCGTTCGAGAAATTCCCGACCGCCGATTCGCGCCTGACGACGCAGATGAAGTCGGTCGGCGAAGTCATGGCGATGGGCCGGACCTTCCAGGAATCGTTCCAGAAAGCGCTGCGCGGGCTCGAAGTCGGCGTCGATGGCATGAACGAAAAGACCCAGGACCGCGAAGTGCTGGAAAAGGAACTCGGCGCGCCGGGTCCGGACCGCATCTGGTATGTGGGCGATGCGTTTGCCATGGGCCTCTCCGTCGATGAAGTGTTTGCACTGACCAAGATCGACCGCTGGTTCCTGGTGCAGATCGAGCAGATCGTCAAGATCGAACTCGAACTGGAAACCACGTCGCTCGACAAGATCGACGCTGCCACGCTGCGCGCGCTCAAGCAAAAAGGCTTTTCCGACCGCCGCCTGGCGCGCCAGTTCAAAACCACCGACACCGCGATCCGTGAAAAGCGCATCGCGCTGGGCGTGCGCCCGGTCTACAAGCGCGTGGACACCTGCGCCGCCGAGTTCGAGACCAACACCGCCTACCTGTACTCGACCTACGAGGCCGAGGGCAGCGAGTGCGAAGCCGCGCCTACCGACAAGAAGAAGATCATGGTGCTGGGCGGCGGTCCCAACCGCATCGGCCAGGGCATCGAGTTCGACTATTGCTGCGTTCACGCCGCCATGGCGATGCGAGAGGACGGCTACGAGACCATCATGGTCAACTGCAATCCCGAGACGGTTTCGACCGACTACGACACCAGCGACCGGCTGTATTTCGAGCCGCTGACGCTCGAAGACGTGCTGGAAATCGTTGACAAGGAAAAACCGTTCGGCGTGATCGTCCAGTACGGCGGCCAGACGCCCTTGAAGCTCGCGCTGGACCTCGAAGCCAACGGCGTGCCGATCATCGGCACCTCGCCCGACATGATCGACGCCGCCGAAGACCGCGAGCGTTTCCAGAAGCTGCTGCACGCGCTGGAGCTGCGCCAGCCGCCCAACGCCACCGCCCGCACCGAGCCCGAAGCGCTCGAAAAGGCGGCGGCGCTGGGTTATCCGCTGGTGGTGCGCCCCAGCTACGTGCTGGGCGGGCGCGCCATGGAAATCGTCCATGAGCAGCGCGACCTGGAGCGCTACATGCGCGAAGCCGTCAAGGTCAGCCATGACTCGCCGGTGCTGCTCGACCGCTTTTTGAACGATGCCATCGAATGCGATGTGGACTGCATCCGCGATGCCGAAGGCAAGACCTTCATTGGCGGCGTGATGGAACACATCGAGCAGGCCGGCGTTCACAGCGGCGACTCGGCCTGTTCGCTGCCGCCGTATTCGCTGAGCGCCGCGACGGTGACAGAGATCAAGCGCCAGACCGCCGCCATGGCCGAAGCGCTGAATGTGGTCGGGCTGATGAATGTGCAGTTCGCGATCCAGAACATCGACGGCCTGGATGTCATCTACGTATTGGAAGTCAATCCGCGCGCATCGCGCACCGTGCCTTTCGTCAGCAAGGCCACCGGCATCCAGCTGGCCAAGGTGGCCGCGCGCTGCATGGTCGGACAGTCGCTGGCGTCGCAAGGCGTGGTCAACGAAGTCACGCCGCCTTATTTCAGCGTCAAGGAGGCGGTGTTCCCCTTCGTCAAGTTCCCCGGCGTGGACACGATTCTCGGCCCCGAGATGAAGTCCACCGGCGAGGTGATGGGCGTCGGCAAGACCTTTGGCGAGGCGTTCGTGAAGTCGCAAATCGGTGCCGGCACCAGGCTGCCGACCTCTGGCAAAGTCTTCCTGACGGTCAAGAACAACGACAAGGCGCGCGCCGTGGAAGTGGCGCGTGCGCTGGCCGAACTCAAGTTCGAGCTGGTGGCCACCAAGGGCACGGCAGCAGCCATCAACGCCGCCGGCATTGCCTGCGGCGTCGTCAACAAGGTGACCGAAGGCCGGCCGCATGTGGTGGACATGATCAAGAACAACGGGATTGCGCTGGTCATCAACACGGTCGAGGAGCGCCGCAATGCGATTGCCGATTCGCGGCAGATCCGCACCTCGGCGTTGCTGGCCCGCGTGACGACCTTCACCACCATTGCCGGCGCCGAAGCGGCTGTCGAGGGCATGAAGTACCTGGACAACCTGAGCGTGTACTCGATTCAGGAACTGCACGCCCAGCTGGCTGCGCAGGCAGCCTGA
- a CDS encoding PAS domain-containing sensor histidine kinase: MPQFPISPTADAAASPASMALWRRWWRRQSPSRQDRFIALGPLFSVILFLAAVIAAFGYLRIEEIDREQQAVTRDVEYAQQRLRLRLLERQEQLMRIGRDVSNSQIDTEEFIVQAEALVNQNPELMAISWIDSKRRIKASYVSSSANAIGPRTVGEQLTVGETDGTYELARDLRQPVYSRPLIAQDTRRYNAASLQLQVPLDDQGKFAGVIMGEYSVDGLLRFGIPTEITAKYAVALVDDKEVVLAGNLPPPRKGAAKLLPWAEGAAKYEIPVSPVGNGLLIRAEGYRASQGLVGSGFFWLVSALSALTVWMLLGNWRHTRRRVQAQEALLTETHFRRAMENSMLTGMRALDLQGRITYVNPAFCQMTGLTEAELVGCTAPFPHWPESELDIMQARLNDELRGRTPPGGFEIRVKRKNGNIFDARMYVSPLIDPHGHQTGWMTSMTDITEPKRIREELTASYERFTTVLEGLDAAVSVAPLGSEELLFANKLYRSWFGGQVSGHVNLIAQAGVPAFAPTGDALDAVDDMAGFPTDSLTGAQTANAEIFVPELAKWLEVRSRYLNWVDGRLAQMVIATDITPRRHAEEQAAQQNERAQNASRLITMGEMASSVAHELNQPLTAINNYCNGMVSRIKANQISNDDLLVALEKTAKQAWRAGQIIQRIRAFVKRSEPNRTSADVATLVSNAMELAEIELRRHHVRLTHYIAARLPDLMVDRILIEQVLINLMKNAAESIAQSHRPTAQRHVELQVVPKQIDGQGVVEFSVLDSGRGLSPEVMERLFEAFYSTKAEGMGIGLKLCRSIVESHHGRLEAVNLYNGDEVAGCRFTFWIPVTPLISPAVSATNTIAAEAAGPQ; encoded by the coding sequence ATGCCCCAGTTCCCAATTTCCCCCACTGCTGACGCTGCGGCCAGCCCTGCGTCCATGGCTTTGTGGCGACGCTGGTGGCGCCGGCAATCACCTTCCCGGCAAGACCGTTTTATCGCGCTCGGCCCGCTGTTTTCGGTCATCCTTTTTCTGGCGGCCGTCATTGCCGCTTTCGGCTACCTGCGCATCGAAGAGATAGACCGCGAACAGCAGGCGGTCACGCGTGACGTGGAATACGCCCAGCAACGCCTGAGGCTGCGCCTGCTGGAGCGGCAGGAGCAGTTGATGCGGATTGGCCGGGATGTGTCCAACAGCCAGATCGACACCGAAGAGTTCATCGTCCAGGCCGAAGCACTGGTGAACCAGAACCCGGAACTGATGGCCATCAGCTGGATTGACAGCAAGCGGCGCATCAAGGCGTCTTATGTTTCGTCCAGCGCCAATGCCATCGGGCCGCGCACGGTCGGCGAGCAGCTCACGGTGGGTGAAACGGATGGCACGTACGAGCTGGCACGCGACCTGCGGCAGCCGGTTTACTCCCGGCCGCTGATCGCGCAGGACACGCGCCGCTACAACGCAGCCAGCCTGCAGCTGCAGGTGCCGCTCGATGACCAGGGAAAGTTTGCCGGCGTCATCATGGGCGAATATTCGGTGGACGGCCTGCTGCGCTTTGGCATTCCGACTGAAATCACGGCCAAGTATGCCGTCGCGCTGGTCGATGACAAAGAGGTGGTGCTGGCCGGCAACCTGCCGCCGCCCCGCAAGGGCGCCGCGAAGTTGCTGCCCTGGGCAGAAGGCGCAGCCAAATACGAAATTCCGGTATCTCCCGTGGGCAATGGCCTCTTGATACGCGCCGAGGGCTACCGCGCCTCGCAGGGCTTGGTGGGCAGCGGCTTTTTCTGGCTGGTCAGCGCGCTCAGCGCGCTGACCGTGTGGATGCTGCTGGGCAACTGGCGCCATACCCGCCGCCGGGTCCAGGCCCAGGAGGCGCTGCTGACCGAAACCCACTTTCGCCGCGCCATGGAGAACTCCATGCTGACCGGCATGCGCGCGCTGGACCTGCAGGGCCGCATCACCTATGTCAACCCGGCTTTTTGCCAGATGACCGGCCTGACCGAAGCCGAACTGGTCGGCTGCACGGCGCCTTTTCCGCACTGGCCGGAATCAGAGCTGGACATCATGCAGGCGCGGCTGAATGACGAACTCCGGGGCCGGACACCGCCCGGTGGTTTCGAGATTCGGGTCAAGCGCAAGAACGGCAATATTTTTGATGCCCGCATGTATGTGTCGCCGCTGATTGATCCGCACGGCCATCAAACCGGCTGGATGACGTCGATGACCGACATCACCGAACCCAAGCGCATCCGCGAAGAACTCACCGCCTCTTACGAGCGCTTCACCACCGTGCTTGAAGGGCTGGACGCCGCCGTGTCCGTGGCGCCGCTGGGCAGTGAAGAGCTGCTGTTTGCCAACAAGCTGTACCGCTCCTGGTTTGGCGGCCAGGTCTCTGGCCATGTGAACCTGATTGCCCAGGCCGGTGTTCCCGCCTTTGCACCGACCGGCGATGCACTGGATGCGGTGGATGACATGGCCGGTTTTCCGACCGATTCACTGACCGGCGCGCAGACGGCGAATGCCGAAATCTTCGTGCCCGAACTGGCCAAATGGCTGGAAGTGCGTTCGCGCTACCTGAACTGGGTCGATGGCCGCCTGGCGCAGATGGTGATTGCCACCGACATCACGCCGCGCCGCCATGCCGAGGAACAGGCCGCCCAGCAAAACGAACGCGCCCAGAACGCCAGCCGCCTGATCACCATGGGCGAAATGGCGTCCAGCGTGGCGCACGAGTTGAACCAGCCGCTGACGGCCATCAACAACTATTGCAACGGCATGGTGTCGCGCATCAAGGCCAACCAGATCAGCAATGACGACCTGCTGGTGGCGCTGGAAAAAACCGCCAAGCAGGCCTGGCGCGCCGGGCAGATCATCCAGCGCATCCGCGCCTTTGTGAAACGCAGCGAGCCCAACCGCACCTCGGCCGATGTGGCGACCCTCGTCAGCAACGCCATGGAACTGGCCGAGATTGAACTCAGGCGCCATCATGTGCGCCTGACCCACTACATCGCCGCCCGCCTTCCCGACCTGATGGTGGACCGGATCCTGATCGAGCAGGTGTTGATCAACCTGATGAAAAATGCGGCCGAGTCGATTGCCCAGTCGCATCGGCCAACGGCCCAGCGCCATGTTGAACTGCAGGTGGTGCCCAAGCAGATTGATGGGCAAGGCGTGGTGGAGTTCTCGGTACTCGACTCGGGTCGGGGCCTGTCGCCTGAAGTGATGGAACGCCTGTTCGAAGCCTTCTATTCGACCAAGGCCGAGGGCATGGGCATTGGCCTGAAACTGTGCCGCAGCATCGTCGAATCTCACCATGGCAGGCTGGAGGCGGTGAACCTCTACAATGGCGACGAAGTGGCCGGGTGCCGGTTTACCTTCTGGATTCCGGTAACTCCCCTGATTTCACCGGCAGTGTCTGCTACCAATACCATAGCCGCCGAAGCTGCGGGGCCGCAGTGA